A stretch of the Coprobacillus cateniformis genome encodes the following:
- the ylqF gene encoding ribosome biogenesis GTPase YlqF: MNNLENQGGVNKSGINWFPGHMAKARREISERMKVIDIVIELVDSRAPYSSKNPMLNDIINQKPRLIVLTKKDMSDDEKTKQWVHYYESIGYQAMSVNLKNFNEYQKIIEKCRKVLKPKMDKEKARGIKPRAIRAMVLGIPNVGKSTFINKLANRKATVTGNKPGVTKAQQIIRVAKDFELFDTPGVLWPKFEDEHIARNIALLGSIKQDILPLDDLFVYVMTYLTKYYPDLLKERYGLEIDLDDSDWLLKAFDHIAQKRKIKLLRGETDYDRVIQLVFSEIYDGSIGKVTWEDYTCVKD, from the coding sequence CAACTGGTTTCCTGGCCATATGGCAAAGGCACGAAGAGAAATAAGTGAACGTATGAAGGTTATTGACATTGTGATTGAATTGGTTGATTCAAGGGCTCCTTACTCATCAAAAAATCCAATGTTAAATGATATTATTAATCAAAAACCAAGATTGATTGTTTTAACTAAGAAGGATATGTCTGATGATGAAAAAACGAAACAATGGGTTCATTACTACGAATCTATTGGTTATCAGGCTATGAGCGTAAATTTAAAGAACTTTAATGAATACCAAAAGATTATTGAGAAATGTCGCAAGGTTTTGAAACCTAAAATGGATAAAGAAAAAGCTAGAGGCATCAAACCAAGAGCAATCCGTGCTATGGTTTTAGGAATACCTAATGTTGGTAAATCTACTTTTATTAATAAATTGGCTAATCGTAAGGCGACTGTAACAGGGAATAAACCTGGAGTGACAAAGGCACAACAGATTATACGAGTTGCTAAAGATTTTGAATTGTTTGATACACCAGGTGTATTATGGCCTAAGTTTGAGGATGAACATATTGCTAGAAATATTGCTCTTTTAGGCTCTATTAAACAAGATATTCTTCCTTTAGATGATTTGTTTGTATATGTCATGACATATTTGACAAAATATTATCCTGATCTATTAAAAGAGAGGTATGGTCTAGAAATTGATTTAGATGATTCGGATTGGTTACTAAAAGCATTTGATCATATTGCTCAAAAACGCAAGATCAAGTTATTGCGTGGAGAAACAGATTATGATCGTGTTATTCAACTGGTTTTTAGTGAAATTTATGATGGCAGTATTGGGAAGGTCACATGGGAGGACTATACATGTGTGAAAGATTAA
- a CDS encoding ribonuclease HII yields MCERLRYEKAAYALGKSYIIGLDEAGRGPMAGPLVVAGVIFEKGYYHEAINDSKQLSEKKRESLYDLIIRDALAYQIEIIDVEDVDRLNVYQASKKGMIDAIHHIAIQPDFALSDAMPLGDEIAHNAIIKGDSLSMSIGAASILAKVTRDRIMKKYDLQYPEYGFAQHKGYPTKQHKELLKMYGVTPIHRRSFQPVIDILNEQLALELEV; encoded by the coding sequence ATGTGTGAAAGATTAAGGTATGAAAAAGCTGCTTATGCATTAGGAAAATCTTACATTATTGGTTTAGATGAAGCTGGTCGAGGACCAATGGCTGGTCCGTTGGTTGTTGCAGGTGTTATTTTTGAAAAAGGATATTATCATGAAGCTATTAATGATTCTAAGCAATTGTCTGAAAAAAAGAGAGAATCTTTATATGACTTAATTATCCGTGATGCATTGGCTTATCAGATAGAAATTATTGATGTTGAAGATGTTGATCGCTTGAACGTTTATCAGGCTAGTAAAAAAGGTATGATAGATGCCATTCATCATATCGCTATTCAACCTGATTTTGCTTTGTCTGATGCAATGCCATTAGGTGATGAAATTGCCCATAATGCAATTATTAAGGGTGATAGTCTTTCTATGAGTATTGGTGCTGCCAGTATATTGGCAAAAGTGACAAGGGATAGAATTATGAAAAAATATGATTTGCAATATCCTGAATATGGTTTTGCTCAACATAAGGGATATCCTACAAAACAACATAAGGAATTACTAAAAATGTATGGCGTGACGCCAATACATCGTCGTTCTTTTCAACCTGTTATTGATATATTGAATGAACAATTAGCACTTGAACTTGAGGTTTAA
- the dprA gene encoding DNA-processing protein DprA yields MEELVLYFSLKYEGDFQSIYNALMRKEQVDEKLRCELKKKLKSQYTTLFSHDYPEQLKLINCPPFVLYYYGDLSLVKEKCIGVVGMREVDDYGKRATQDFVKQLIEQDYIIVSGMARGVDTIAHQSTINKNGKTIAVLGTGIEYCYPRENRILYDELKLHHLIMSEYPFMTAPKRKLFPFRNRIISGLSNSLLVTQARQKSGTMITAGYALEQGKEVYCIPGRYDDYNGCNELIKQGAKMVTNVLDIIEDEDLG; encoded by the coding sequence ATGGAAGAATTAGTATTGTATTTTTCGTTAAAGTATGAAGGTGATTTTCAAAGCATATATAATGCTTTGATGCGTAAAGAACAGGTGGATGAAAAATTGCGATGTGAATTGAAGAAAAAGTTGAAATCTCAATATACAACACTCTTTAGTCATGACTATCCTGAACAATTAAAGTTAATTAATTGTCCACCATTTGTCTTGTATTATTATGGAGATTTATCCTTAGTGAAAGAAAAATGTATTGGTGTTGTTGGAATGCGTGAAGTGGATGATTATGGTAAACGTGCTACTCAGGATTTTGTTAAACAGTTGATTGAACAGGATTATATTATTGTTAGTGGTATGGCACGGGGTGTGGATACAATTGCACATCAAAGTACTATCAATAAGAATGGTAAAACGATTGCTGTTTTGGGGACAGGAATAGAGTATTGCTATCCAAGAGAAAATCGGATACTCTATGATGAATTAAAGTTGCATCATTTGATAATGAGTGAATATCCTTTTATGACAGCACCAAAACGTAAGCTGTTCCCATTTCGTAATCGAATTATATCAGGACTATCAAACAGTCTTTTGGTAACACAAGCACGTCAAAAAAGTGGAACTATGATTACTGCTGGCTATGCTTTGGAACAAGGTAAAGAAGTTTATTGTATACCAGGCCGTTATGATGATTATAATGGTTGTAATGAATTGATTAAACAAGGGGCAAAAATGGTTACAAATGTTCTTGATATCATTGAAGATGAAGATTTGGGTTGA
- the topA gene encoding type I DNA topoisomerase, whose product MGKNLVIVESPSKSKTIEKYLGSDYVVTSSKGHIRDLATTGKGGLGIDIEDNFKPNYVINKDKKDVVKDLKKCVKEADYVYLATDPDREGEAISWHLADELGLDTNLTNRVVFNEVTHDAVVAALNNPRQIDQNLVKSQETRRVLDRIIGFKLSKLLQKKIKSKSAGRVQSVALRLICEREKEIEDFIPEEYWRVKASFEKDDIAFEAELAKYQNKKIELKNAEDTQRVFESLDKQFIVSDVKKTQKKRSSKPPFITSTLQQEASSKLNFKAKRTMMIAQKLYEGIDIGEETVGLITYMRTDSIRLSDAFIGEAKPYIEEKYGKDYVGSVKVSKKTENVQDAHEGIRPTSVMRTPESLKEYLKPEEYKLYALIYARAVASLMAPAKLNSTTLSLDNNGYEFKASGSVIQFDGYLRVYGAYEKQSDEILPVVTVEEKLLSKDIQKSQHFTKPPARYTEAKLIKELEELGIGRPSTYASIIDTIVTRRYVDTVDKAFKPTDSGLLTNEKLVQFFESIINVEYTAQMEKELDEIAEGEDDYVHALTTFEDKFEPLLENAYENMEQIQPEKTGETCPECGGDLVIRKGKYGDFVACSNYPTCKYVKKEPEDIQYTGEDCPKCGSKMIYKKGRFGQFEACSNYPECKYIKNEKKKAEPQVTDEVCPNCGSPVVIKRGRFGEFKACSAYPKCKTIIK is encoded by the coding sequence ATGGGTAAGAATTTAGTGATTGTGGAATCACCATCAAAATCAAAAACAATTGAAAAATATCTAGGTTCTGATTATGTGGTGACTTCATCAAAGGGGCATATTAGAGACTTAGCAACAACTGGTAAAGGTGGCTTAGGTATAGATATAGAAGATAACTTTAAACCAAATTATGTTATTAATAAAGATAAGAAAGATGTCGTAAAAGATTTAAAGAAATGTGTGAAAGAAGCGGATTATGTTTATCTGGCAACCGATCCTGACCGTGAGGGAGAGGCTATTTCTTGGCATTTAGCAGATGAATTAGGATTAGATACAAACTTAACAAATCGTGTTGTTTTCAACGAGGTGACTCATGATGCAGTTGTTGCTGCTTTAAATAATCCTCGTCAGATTGATCAAAATCTTGTAAAATCTCAGGAGACAAGACGTGTTTTAGATAGAATTATTGGATTTAAGTTATCTAAGTTATTACAAAAGAAGATCAAATCAAAATCAGCTGGACGTGTTCAATCAGTGGCTTTACGTTTGATTTGCGAAAGAGAAAAAGAGATTGAAGATTTTATTCCAGAGGAATATTGGAGAGTCAAAGCAAGCTTTGAGAAAGATGATATTGCTTTTGAAGCCGAACTTGCTAAGTATCAAAATAAAAAGATTGAATTAAAAAATGCTGAAGATACTCAGCGTGTATTTGAATCTTTAGATAAGCAATTCATTGTTTCAGATGTTAAGAAAACACAGAAGAAGCGTAGTTCAAAGCCACCGTTTATTACATCTACACTTCAACAGGAAGCATCTTCTAAGTTGAATTTTAAAGCCAAACGTACAATGATGATTGCTCAAAAATTATATGAGGGAATTGATATTGGAGAAGAGACAGTAGGTTTGATTACGTACATGAGAACTGACTCTATTCGTTTGTCGGATGCTTTTATTGGAGAAGCGAAACCATATATTGAAGAGAAATACGGAAAAGATTACGTTGGTAGTGTAAAGGTTTCTAAAAAAACTGAGAATGTTCAAGATGCTCATGAGGGAATTCGTCCAACCAGTGTTATGCGTACACCTGAGAGTCTTAAGGAGTATTTAAAGCCAGAAGAATATAAATTATATGCACTTATTTATGCGCGTGCAGTTGCTTCGTTAATGGCTCCAGCAAAATTGAATTCAACAACTTTGTCATTAGATAATAATGGATATGAGTTTAAGGCTAGTGGATCAGTTATTCAGTTTGATGGGTATTTAAGAGTGTATGGAGCATATGAGAAACAAAGTGATGAAATATTACCAGTAGTGACAGTTGAAGAAAAATTACTGAGTAAAGATATTCAAAAGTCACAACACTTTACAAAACCGCCAGCTCGTTACACTGAAGCAAAATTGATTAAAGAATTAGAGGAATTAGGGATTGGTCGTCCAAGTACTTATGCAAGTATTATTGATACTATTGTAACGAGACGATATGTGGATACTGTTGATAAAGCGTTTAAACCAACTGATTCGGGACTTCTTACGAATGAAAAGCTGGTTCAATTCTTTGAAAGTATTATTAATGTTGAGTATACTGCTCAAATGGAAAAAGAACTGGATGAAATTGCAGAAGGTGAAGATGACTATGTGCATGCTTTAACGACTTTTGAAGATAAGTTTGAACCTTTGTTAGAAAATGCTTATGAAAATATGGAACAAATTCAACCTGAAAAAACTGGTGAAACATGTCCTGAATGTGGAGGAGATCTGGTCATTAGAAAAGGAAAGTATGGAGATTTTGTAGCGTGTTCTAATTATCCGACTTGTAAGTATGTGAAAAAGGAACCAGAAGATATTCAATATACTGGTGAAGATTGTCCAAAATGTGGAAGTAAGATGATTTATAAGAAGGGGCGTTTTGGGCAGTTTGAAGCATGTTCTAATTATCCTGAATGTAAATACATTAAAAATGAGAAAAAGAAAGCAGAACCACAAGTGACAGATGAAGTTTGTCCAAATTGTGGAAGTCCAGTTGTCATTAAGAGAGGACGTTTTGGCGAATTCAAGGCATGTTCTGCTTATCCTAAATGCAAAACAATCATTAAGTAA
- the trmFO gene encoding methylenetetrahydrofolate--tRNA-(uracil(54)-C(5))-methyltransferase (FADH(2)-oxidizing) TrmFO, producing MEKVNVIGAGLAGVEAVHQLIKQGIPVRLYEMRPVKMTDAHESEYFAELVCSNSLRADGLGNAVGVLKEEMRMNESIIMKFAEEHRVPAGGSLAVDRIGFSKAVTEYISTHPLVEVIHEEVHSIPLGPTIIASGPLTSEPLSRSIQDLLNEDYFYFYDAAAPIVTKESINFEIAYYKSRYDKGDAEYINCPMTEEQFDLFYDALMNAEVVKPKDYEEKFFEGCMPFEEMARRGKQTLLFGPMKPVGLEKDGGKRSHAVVQLRQDNAVGTLYNIVGFQTHLKWPEQDRIIHMIPGLENAKIVRYGVMHRNCFICSPRYLKPTYQFIEREDLFFAGQMTGVEGYVESAQSGMVAGMNMVRYLHNQELLVFPRETVMGSLAYYITHGDETNFQPMKANFGILPDLAIRVKKKERKDAYATRAIKKMKEFLKDESI from the coding sequence ATGGAAAAAGTAAATGTCATAGGAGCTGGTTTGGCTGGAGTTGAAGCAGTGCATCAATTGATTAAACAGGGTATTCCTGTACGTTTGTATGAAATGCGTCCAGTCAAAATGACTGACGCACATGAGAGTGAGTATTTTGCTGAACTTGTTTGCTCAAACTCATTACGTGCTGATGGGTTAGGGAATGCTGTTGGTGTTTTAAAAGAAGAAATGCGGATGAATGAAAGCATCATTATGAAATTTGCAGAAGAACATAGAGTTCCTGCAGGAGGGTCTTTAGCAGTTGATCGTATTGGTTTTTCAAAGGCTGTTACAGAATACATATCAACACATCCACTGGTTGAAGTGATTCATGAAGAAGTTCACAGTATTCCTTTGGGACCGACTATTATTGCATCGGGACCATTAACAAGTGAACCTTTATCAAGAAGTATTCAAGATTTATTGAATGAGGATTATTTTTATTTTTATGATGCTGCTGCACCGATTGTGACAAAAGAAAGTATTAATTTTGAGATTGCCTATTATAAATCAAGATATGATAAGGGTGATGCTGAGTATATTAATTGTCCAATGACAGAAGAACAATTTGATCTTTTTTATGATGCATTGATGAATGCGGAGGTTGTGAAACCAAAAGATTATGAAGAAAAGTTTTTTGAAGGTTGTATGCCTTTTGAAGAAATGGCAAGACGTGGAAAACAGACATTGCTTTTTGGTCCAATGAAGCCGGTCGGATTAGAAAAAGATGGTGGGAAAAGATCACATGCTGTTGTACAGTTGAGACAAGACAATGCTGTTGGAACGCTTTATAATATAGTGGGGTTTCAAACCCACTTAAAATGGCCAGAGCAAGATCGAATTATTCATATGATTCCAGGATTGGAAAATGCGAAAATTGTTCGTTATGGAGTTATGCATAGAAATTGTTTTATTTGTTCACCACGTTATTTAAAGCCGACCTATCAATTTATTGAGCGAGAAGATTTATTTTTTGCTGGACAAATGACTGGCGTTGAAGGTTATGTGGAATCTGCCCAAAGCGGTATGGTAGCTGGTATGAATATGGTTCGCTACTTACATAATCAGGAGTTATTAGTGTTCCCAAGGGAAACGGTTATGGGCTCTCTTGCTTATTATATTACACATGGTGATGAAACGAATTTTCAGCCCATGAAAGCTAATTTTGGTATATTGCCTGATTTGGCAATACGTGTTAAGAAGAAAGAACGTAAAGATGCCTATGCAACACGTGCTATTAAGAAAATGAAGGAATTCTTAAAAGATGAATCAATTTGA
- the xerA gene encoding site-specific tyrosine recombinase/integron integrase: MNQFDKYVQEYLDVLKYQKNYSSLTIDGYKREIEHFIVYLNKENICDFKDVRYPFLRGYLAQLHSENLSPKTINHKMSSLRGLYRYLQTQGYIDDNPFLLIDSLKQPLRNPDFLYIDEMMDLLDSIDTQTLLGRRNKALLELMYASGLRCSEVVELTLSQIDFERQLLLIHGKGNKDRYVPFHDYAADWLKTYIEEDRPELMAVKHLEHQFVFVNKNGAKMTNRGIEDIVNRVTQRYDATKKVHPHTFRHSFATHLLEQGVDIRVVQELLGHSNLSTTQIYTHVTNQHLKEVYDHAHPRNK; encoded by the coding sequence ATGAATCAATTTGATAAATACGTTCAGGAATATCTGGATGTTCTTAAATACCAAAAGAATTATTCATCATTAACAATTGATGGATATAAAAGAGAAATTGAACATTTTATTGTTTATCTCAATAAAGAAAATATTTGTGATTTTAAAGATGTTAGATATCCTTTCTTAAGAGGGTATCTGGCACAGCTGCATAGTGAAAACCTATCTCCAAAGACAATCAATCATAAGATGAGTAGTTTAAGAGGACTCTATCGTTATTTACAAACTCAGGGATATATCGATGACAATCCATTTCTTTTAATTGATTCATTGAAACAACCACTCAGAAATCCTGATTTTTTATATATTGATGAGATGATGGATTTATTAGACAGTATAGATACTCAGACTTTACTTGGTAGACGCAACAAGGCATTGCTGGAACTTATGTATGCATCTGGATTGCGTTGTTCTGAAGTTGTTGAATTAACATTGTCACAGATTGATTTTGAAAGACAGCTGTTATTGATTCATGGAAAAGGGAACAAAGACCGTTATGTACCATTTCATGATTATGCTGCTGATTGGTTAAAAACTTATATTGAAGAGGACCGTCCTGAATTGATGGCGGTGAAACATCTAGAACATCAATTTGTTTTTGTTAATAAGAATGGTGCGAAAATGACAAATCGAGGAATCGAGGATATTGTTAATCGTGTAACACAAAGGTATGATGCTACAAAAAAAGTTCATCCACATACATTCAGACATTCTTTTGCAACTCATCTGCTTGAACAAGGAGTGGATATTCGAGTTGTGCAGGAATTATTGGGACATTCTAATTTGTCAACAACCCAGATTTATACACATGTCACAAATCAGCATTTAAAAGAAGTTTATGATCATGCTCATCCAAGGAATAAATAA
- the rplU gene encoding 50S ribosomal protein L21 encodes MYAIIETGGKQLKVEVGDTIFVEKLDVAEGEQVVLDKVLFIGDKTAKIGNPYIKGATVTAKVEKQGKEKKVVIFKYNPKKHYHKKQGHRQPYTKLVIEDIKKTARKAAAKKTEEATAE; translated from the coding sequence ATGTACGCAATTATTGAAACTGGTGGAAAACAATTAAAAGTTGAAGTTGGAGATACTATTTTTGTAGAAAAATTAGATGTTGCTGAAGGAGAACAAGTTGTATTAGATAAAGTTTTATTCATTGGTGATAAGACTGCTAAAATCGGTAATCCTTATATTAAAGGTGCGACTGTTACAGCTAAAGTTGAAAAACAAGGTAAAGAAAAGAAAGTTGTTATTTTCAAATATAATCCTAAAAAACATTATCATAAGAAACAAGGGCATAGACAACCTTATACAAAATTAGTTATTGAAGATATTAAAAAAACTGCTAGAAAAGCTGCTGCTAAGAAAACTGAAGAAGCTACTGCAGAGTAA
- a CDS encoding ribosomal-processing cysteine protease Prp: MIQVVIKEKNQQILDIEVSGHANSAEHGKDLVCAGVSTACVGIANALVKNHFLKDQLGNLDIQKGYVHIEVLKSQKDIQVVLETFVTILETIEESYAKYMKITKMEV, translated from the coding sequence ATGATACAGGTCGTTATCAAAGAAAAAAATCAACAAATCTTAGATATTGAGGTTTCTGGTCATGCCAATAGTGCAGAACATGGAAAAGATTTGGTTTGTGCAGGAGTAAGTACGGCTTGTGTTGGAATTGCAAATGCATTAGTTAAGAATCATTTCCTTAAAGATCAATTAGGAAATCTTGATATTCAAAAAGGTTATGTTCATATTGAGGTTCTGAAAAGTCAAAAAGATATACAAGTGGTACTAGAGACATTTGTGACAATCCTTGAGACAATAGAGGAATCTTATGCAAAATACATGAAAATCACGAAGATGGAGGTATAA
- the rpmA gene encoding 50S ribosomal protein L27 yields the protein MMFKLDLQLFASKKGVGSTKNGRDSHSKRLGAKLSDGQFCTAGSIIYRQRGTKIHPGVNVGKGGDDTLFAKVDGVVKFERDGRTRTKVSVYPAA from the coding sequence ATGATGTTCAAATTAGATTTACAGTTATTCGCTTCTAAAAAAGGTGTTGGGTCAACTAAGAATGGTCGTGACTCTCACTCAAAAAGATTAGGGGCTAAATTATCTGATGGACAATTCTGTACAGCAGGTTCAATCATTTACAGACAAAGAGGAACGAAAATTCATCCAGGTGTAAATGTTGGTAAAGGTGGAGATGACACATTATTTGCTAAAGTAGATGGTGTTGTTAAATTCGAAAGAGACGGAAGAACAAGAACTAAAGTTTCAGTTTATCCAGCTGCTTAA
- the obgE gene encoding GTPase ObgE, with amino-acid sequence MKFIDKVKIYVEAGKGGDGVVAFRREAHVPKGGPSGGDGGKGGSIIFEATTSLSTLLDFRYHREYKARNGGNGMAKKMHGADASDMILKVPVGTVIYDEDTGKILADLTEDKQRAVIAKGGRGGRGNTRFATSRNPAPTICERGEPGIKYNLTCELKLLADVGLVGFPSVGKSTFLSVVTRAKPEIADYHFTTIVPNLGVVQAKDGRSFVMADLPGLIEGASQGKGLGHQFLRHIERCRVIVHIIDMGGTEGRDPYEDYLAINKELGDYKYRLLERPQVIIANKMDEVGAEENLKIFKEKLGDDIPVFPVIALIQEGVDMPLYAIADLLDKTPSFATEEEEVENSVLYKYESDDEIGFEIFNEGNGVWEVSGEKVERIVQMAALNSDDGIKRFAQKMRNIGLDDALRVAGVQQGDTIRILDFEFDFYE; translated from the coding sequence ATGAAATTTATTGATAAAGTTAAGATTTATGTCGAAGCTGGTAAAGGTGGAGATGGAGTTGTTGCATTTAGACGTGAAGCTCATGTTCCGAAAGGTGGTCCATCTGGTGGAGATGGTGGAAAAGGTGGAAGTATCATTTTTGAAGCAACAACATCCTTGTCAACATTGTTAGATTTTCGTTATCATCGTGAGTATAAAGCACGTAATGGTGGAAATGGTATGGCGAAAAAGATGCATGGTGCTGATGCTAGTGATATGATTTTGAAAGTCCCAGTTGGAACTGTTATTTACGATGAAGATACTGGAAAAATATTGGCTGATTTAACTGAAGACAAACAGCGTGCTGTTATTGCTAAAGGTGGACGTGGTGGACGTGGGAATACCCGTTTTGCGACAAGCCGCAATCCTGCCCCAACAATTTGTGAACGTGGGGAACCAGGAATTAAATATAATTTGACTTGTGAGTTAAAGTTATTGGCTGATGTTGGCTTGGTAGGATTTCCTTCAGTTGGGAAATCAACTTTCCTATCAGTTGTTACACGTGCTAAACCTGAAATTGCTGATTATCATTTTACAACAATTGTTCCTAATTTAGGTGTTGTTCAAGCAAAAGATGGAAGATCATTTGTTATGGCTGATTTACCTGGTTTAATTGAAGGGGCTAGCCAAGGTAAAGGTTTAGGTCATCAGTTTTTAAGACATATTGAAAGATGCCGAGTTATTGTTCATATTATTGATATGGGTGGAACTGAAGGACGTGATCCCTACGAAGATTATCTGGCAATTAATAAAGAGTTAGGTGATTATAAATATCGTTTGTTGGAAAGACCTCAAGTGATTATTGCTAATAAGATGGATGAGGTTGGTGCTGAAGAGAATTTGAAAATCTTTAAAGAAAAATTAGGAGATGATATTCCAGTTTTTCCAGTTATTGCTTTGATTCAAGAAGGCGTAGATATGCCACTTTATGCTATTGCAGATTTATTAGATAAAACGCCATCATTTGCTACAGAAGAAGAGGAAGTTGAAAATAGTGTTCTGTATAAATATGAGAGTGATGATGAAATTGGTTTCGAAATTTTCAATGAAGGAAATGGTGTTTGGGAAGTTTCTGGTGAAAAAGTCGAAAGAATTGTTCAAATGGCTGCATTAAATAGCGATGATGGGATCAAACGTTTTGCTCAGAAAATGCGTAATATTGGTTTGGATGATGCTTTGCGTGTTGCTGGTGTTCAACAAGGTGATACCATTCGAATTCTTGATTTTGAATTTGATTTTTACGAATAA
- a CDS encoding DUF554 domain-containing protein: MLGTLINTMTVIGGSFIRLVVNKGIPERISQQMMRALGLCTLFIGVQGAFKGENTLIMIISMVIGVVIGESIDIDRRITEFVNRLEKKYMKKKEGQKHSIAEGLITSSLLFCVGSMTIVGCLNAGLMNDNTMLYTKSTLDFCSSMIFASTLGIGVMLSAAVVLVYQGGLTLLASLAAPLLTTSVINEMTCVGSLVIIATGLNLLGITKIKLMNYIPAMFLPILLCLFI, from the coding sequence ATGTTAGGAACACTTATTAATACAATGACTGTTATAGGAGGCAGTTTCATTAGGTTAGTTGTGAATAAAGGTATTCCAGAGCGAATTTCACAACAAATGATGAGGGCGTTGGGTTTGTGTACTCTTTTTATTGGTGTACAAGGCGCTTTCAAGGGTGAAAATACATTGATTATGATTATATCAATGGTTATTGGTGTTGTGATAGGGGAAAGCATTGATATTGATAGACGTATTACAGAATTTGTAAATCGTTTAGAAAAGAAATATATGAAGAAAAAAGAAGGACAAAAACATTCAATAGCTGAGGGATTAATTACATCGAGTTTATTGTTTTGTGTAGGTTCAATGACAATTGTAGGTTGTTTAAATGCTGGATTAATGAATGATAATACAATGTTATATACAAAATCAACGTTAGATTTTTGTTCATCAATGATTTTTGCTTCAACACTTGGGATTGGTGTTATGTTATCAGCTGCAGTTGTTCTTGTTTATCAAGGAGGATTAACTTTGTTAGCTTCACTTGCCGCACCACTTTTGACAACAAGTGTTATTAACGAAATGACTTGTGTTGGGTCATTGGTTATTATTGCAACAGGCTTGAATTTATTAGGGATTACAAAAATAAAATTGATGAATTATATTCCAGCAATGTTTTTACCTATTTTATTATGTTTGTTTATATAA
- the ruvA gene encoding Holliday junction branch migration protein RuvA — MYSYIKGIIVDMARDHIVVDNQGIGYLIYVSNPYQFTKGKETLVYVYQQVKEDGILLFGFLSKEEKDLFLKLIMVKGIGCKTAIGILATGDVNAIIQAIESKNIVYLKKIPGIGPKAAQQIILDLQGKFNGVISEMILTSVEFDEAIEVLIALGYKRQEVDKVMNTLSQEHLDTNGYVKKALNLLVKG, encoded by the coding sequence ATGTATAGTTATATTAAAGGTATTATTGTTGATATGGCAAGAGATCATATCGTTGTTGATAATCAAGGAATTGGTTATTTAATATATGTTTCTAATCCATATCAATTTACAAAAGGTAAAGAAACATTGGTGTATGTATATCAGCAAGTGAAAGAAGATGGTATTTTACTATTTGGCTTTTTGTCTAAAGAAGAGAAGGATTTATTCTTGAAATTAATTATGGTTAAAGGTATCGGGTGTAAAACGGCTATTGGTATTTTGGCCACTGGAGATGTGAATGCAATTATCCAGGCGATTGAATCTAAGAATATTGTTTATCTCAAGAAAATTCCTGGCATAGGACCGAAAGCAGCACAACAGATTATTTTAGATTTACAAGGAAAGTTTAATGGTGTTATTAGTGAAATGATATTGACATCTGTAGAGTTTGATGAAGCTATTGAAGTTTTGATAGCATTAGGATATAAGCGTCAAGAAGTTGATAAAGTTATGAATACTTTGTCACAAGAACACTTAGATACAAATGGTTATGTTAAGAAAGCTTTAAATTTGCTTGTTAAAGGATAG